Proteins encoded by one window of Clostridium bornimense:
- a CDS encoding superoxide dismutase — protein MKYDKISLPYKFSDLEPHIDAETVNIHYSKHLQTYVNNLNTIVENNPSFFVGKTLEEVLSDVNNIPEEIKLPVINQGGGVFNHNLYFSILSPTAKLLPEGELLKDINDTFGSVDKLKEQISNASIGHFGSGYGWLVINKYGVLQVMRMSNQDNPLSIGAKPILTIDVWEHAYYLKYKNVRADYVKNIWNIIDWSVVEKLYNKYKA, from the coding sequence ATGAAATATGATAAAATAAGTTTGCCATATAAGTTTAGCGACTTAGAACCTCATATAGATGCTGAAACTGTAAATATACATTACTCAAAGCATTTACAAACATATGTTAATAATCTTAATACTATAGTAGAAAATAATCCATCTTTTTTTGTTGGTAAGACGCTAGAAGAAGTTTTATCAGATGTAAATAATATACCAGAGGAGATAAAGTTACCAGTAATAAATCAAGGTGGCGGAGTATTTAATCATAATTTGTATTTTTCAATATTATCACCTACTGCCAAGTTATTACCAGAAGGAGAATTATTAAAAGATATAAATGATACATTTGGTAGTGTTGATAAATTAAAGGAGCAAATTTCCAATGCATCTATAGGGCATTTTGGATCAGGATATGGATGGCTTGTTATAAATAAATATGGCGTTTTGCAAGTTATGAGAATGTCAAATCAAGATAATCCTTTGAGTATCGGGGCTAAACCTATATTAACAATAGATGTATGGGAACATGCTTATTATTTGAAATATAAAAATGTAAGAGCAGACTATGTAAAAAATATATGGAATATTATTGATTGGTCTGTTGTAGAAAAATTATATAACAAGTATAAAGCATAA
- a CDS encoding uracil-xanthine permease family protein translates to MIKKNENNSGLTYKVDDNPSLPKKILFGLQHIFAAFSGIVVVPLVIAGTLGFDSAMTTALISASILASGIATIVQARGIGKVGSRVACIMGTDFTFVSPAISVGQTLGMAGIVGATILGSFFEIILSYFIKPLMKLFPPIVTGTVVCLIGLTLLPVSIDWAAGGSGAADYGSLRNLSIAMLVMIITLILNRYGKGMLSSASILIGMTIGYLICIPLGMVDFSAIKEASWFSIPKIFQYGVVFDWKAVLAFIPAYFVTTIETVGCLKAIGETSNIEMDEKKVGSGVLADGVGSIIGATVGSFSNTSFSQNVGLISLTKVASKYVAVMAGIILVILGLFPKLAGLINGIPQPVLGGVGIVMFGTVAAAGIKTLSRVKLTDRNLLIIATSIALGLGVTFRPEVISELPEGLQMIFASGISTGTIVALVLNLVLKESKEEILENTEEGIA, encoded by the coding sequence ATGATTAAGAAGAATGAAAATAATAGTGGCTTAACGTACAAGGTAGATGATAATCCTTCATTACCGAAGAAAATTTTATTTGGACTTCAACATATATTTGCTGCATTTTCAGGCATAGTTGTAGTTCCACTAGTAATTGCAGGAACTCTAGGTTTTGATAGTGCAATGACTACAGCATTAATCAGTGCATCTATTTTAGCATCAGGTATAGCAACTATAGTACAAGCAAGAGGAATTGGAAAAGTAGGATCAAGAGTTGCTTGTATTATGGGTACAGATTTTACTTTTGTATCACCAGCAATTTCAGTGGGGCAAACATTAGGTATGGCAGGTATAGTTGGAGCAACTATTTTGGGATCATTTTTTGAAATTATTTTAAGTTATTTTATAAAACCATTAATGAAATTATTTCCACCAATAGTTACTGGAACTGTTGTATGTTTAATTGGTTTAACATTACTTCCGGTATCAATAGATTGGGCTGCTGGAGGAAGTGGAGCAGCTGATTATGGAAGCCTAAGAAATTTATCTATTGCAATGTTAGTAATGATAATAACATTAATATTAAATCGTTACGGAAAAGGAATGTTAAGTAGTGCATCTATTTTAATCGGTATGACTATAGGATATTTAATATGTATTCCTCTTGGAATGGTTGATTTTTCAGCTATTAAGGAAGCATCATGGTTTTCAATACCTAAAATATTTCAATATGGAGTAGTATTTGATTGGAAGGCAGTATTAGCTTTTATACCAGCATATTTTGTGACAACAATAGAAACTGTTGGGTGTTTAAAGGCTATAGGAGAAACTTCTAATATAGAAATGGATGAAAAGAAAGTCGGTTCTGGAGTTTTAGCTGATGGGGTAGGTAGCATCATTGGAGCTACAGTGGGATCTTTCTCTAATACATCTTTTAGTCAAAATGTAGGCTTAATTTCTTTAACAAAGGTTGCAAGTAAGTATGTAGCAGTTATGGCAGGAATAATTTTAGTTATTTTAGGACTATTCCCTAAACTAGCAGGTTTAATTAATGGAATTCCACAACCTGTACTTGGTGGTGTAGGAATAGTAATGTTTGGAACTGTTGCAGCGGCTGGAATTAAAACATTAAGTAGGGTAAAATTAACTGATAGAAATCTTTTAATAATTGCAACATCTATAGCATTAGGATTAGGAGTAACATTTAGACCAGAAGTTATATCAGAGTTACCAGAGGGGTTACAAATGATATTTGCATCAGGAATTTCAACAGGAACAATAGTTGCATTAGTATTAAACTTAGTTTTAAAAGAGAGTAAAGAGGAAATATTAGAAAATACAGAAGAGGGGATTGCATAG
- a CDS encoding glycogen/starch/alpha-glucan phosphorylase, whose protein sequence is MLENNLKEILTKRFNKSISEASNEEIYLALLELTKSNIKAKGTNKGKKKLYYISAEFLIGKLLSNNLINLGLYDEVKEVLAKNGKELTEIEEVELEPSLGNGGLGRLAACFIDSIATLGLNGDGVGLNYHFGLFQQVFKNNKQTAVKNPWITSESWLNKSDIKFEVPFGGFTLKSTLYDIDVTGYNEASNKLRLFDIDTLDESLVKDGINFDKTDIAKNLTLFLYPDDSDEAGHLLRVYQQYFMVSNAAQLILLEAEENGYDLHKLHEHVVVQINDTHPSMVIPELIRLLGLKGIGMSEAIEIVTKTCAYTNHTILAEALEKWPIKYLEKVAPQIVPIIVELDNRVKAKYDDEKVYIIDKENRVHMAHMDIHYGFSVNGVAALHTEILKDEELKPFYDIYPEKFNNKTNGITFRRWLLHCNNELASYITELIGDDFKKDATKLEDLLKYVDNKEVLAKLDEIKKHNKVALKKYLKETQNLDINENSIFDIQIKRLHEYKRQQMNVLYIINKYLEIKGGKKPATPITMIFGAKAAPAYIIAQDIIHTILCLQEIINNDPDVNKYLNVVMVENYNVTKASKLIPACDVSEQISLASKEASGTGNMKFMLNGALTLGTEDGANVEIHQLVGDENIYIFGESSETVIEHYKNADYVSKEFYNKPAIKKLVDFIVSDEMIKVGDKENLERLHNELINKDWFMTLLDLEDYIKTKDKVFEDYSDRDAWMRKVVINIAKAGFFSSDRTIAQYNEDIWHL, encoded by the coding sequence ATGTTAGAAAATAACTTAAAAGAAATTTTAACAAAAAGATTTAATAAATCAATTAGCGAAGCTAGTAATGAAGAAATATACTTAGCTTTATTAGAATTAACAAAATCAAATATTAAAGCAAAGGGAACTAACAAAGGTAAGAAAAAGCTTTACTATATTTCTGCTGAATTCTTAATTGGTAAGCTATTATCTAACAACTTAATTAACTTAGGTCTTTATGATGAAGTTAAAGAAGTATTAGCTAAAAACGGAAAAGAATTAACTGAGATTGAAGAAGTAGAATTAGAACCTTCTTTAGGAAATGGTGGTCTTGGAAGATTAGCAGCATGTTTCATAGATTCTATTGCAACTTTAGGATTAAATGGAGATGGTGTTGGATTAAATTATCATTTTGGATTATTCCAACAAGTATTTAAAAATAATAAACAAACAGCAGTTAAGAATCCATGGATTACAAGTGAAAGCTGGTTAAACAAATCAGATATTAAATTTGAAGTTCCATTTGGAGGATTTACTTTAAAATCAACTTTATATGATATAGATGTAACTGGATACAATGAAGCATCAAATAAACTTCGTTTATTCGATATTGATACTTTAGATGAATCATTAGTTAAAGACGGAATAAACTTTGATAAAACAGATATAGCTAAAAACTTAACATTATTCTTATATCCAGATGATAGTGATGAAGCTGGTCACTTATTAAGAGTATATCAACAATACTTCATGGTAAGTAACGCTGCTCAATTAATCTTATTAGAAGCAGAAGAAAATGGATATGATCTACACAAATTACATGAACATGTAGTTGTTCAAATCAATGATACACATCCATCAATGGTTATTCCTGAATTAATAAGATTATTAGGATTAAAAGGAATTGGAATGTCAGAAGCTATAGAAATAGTTACAAAGACTTGTGCATATACAAACCATACTATTTTAGCTGAAGCATTAGAAAAATGGCCAATTAAGTACTTAGAAAAAGTTGCTCCACAAATTGTGCCAATTATCGTTGAATTAGATAACAGAGTTAAAGCTAAATATGATGACGAAAAAGTTTATATTATAGATAAAGAAAACAGAGTTCACATGGCTCATATGGATATCCATTATGGATTCAGTGTAAATGGTGTTGCTGCACTTCACACAGAAATATTAAAGGATGAAGAATTAAAACCATTCTATGATATTTATCCAGAAAAATTCAATAATAAGACAAATGGTATCACTTTCAGAAGATGGTTATTACATTGTAATAATGAATTAGCTTCTTATATCACTGAACTTATTGGTGATGACTTTAAGAAAGATGCTACTAAGTTAGAAGACTTATTAAAATATGTTGATAACAAAGAAGTATTAGCTAAACTTGATGAAATAAAGAAGCACAATAAAGTTGCTTTAAAGAAATACTTAAAAGAAACTCAAAACTTAGATATCAATGAAAATTCTATATTTGATATTCAAATTAAGAGACTTCATGAGTATAAGAGACAACAAATGAATGTTTTATACATCATTAACAAGTATTTAGAAATCAAAGGTGGTAAGAAGCCAGCTACTCCAATAACTATGATTTTTGGAGCTAAAGCAGCACCAGCTTATATCATAGCTCAAGATATAATTCATACTATCCTTTGCTTACAAGAAATCATTAACAATGATCCAGATGTTAATAAGTACTTAAATGTTGTTATGGTTGAAAACTATAATGTAACTAAAGCTTCTAAATTAATTCCTGCTTGTGATGTTTCAGAACAAATTTCACTTGCATCTAAAGAAGCATCTGGTACTGGTAACATGAAGTTCATGTTAAATGGTGCTTTAACACTAGGAACTGAAGATGGAGCTAACGTTGAAATTCATCAATTAGTTGGAGATGAAAACATCTATATCTTCGGTGAATCAAGTGAAACAGTTATTGAACATTACAAGAATGCTGATTATGTATCTAAAGAATTCTACAATAAGCCAGCAATTAAGAAGTTAGTTGACTTTATCGTAAGTGATGAAATGATTAAAGTTGGTGACAAAGAAAACTTAGAAAGACTTCATAATGAATTAATCAATAAAGACTGGTTCATGACTTTATTAGATCTTGAAGATTACATCAAGACTAAGGATAAAGTATTCGAAGATTATTCAGATAGAGATGCATGGATGAGAAAAGTAGTAATTAATATTGCTAAAGCTGGATTCTTCTCTTCTGATAGAACAATTGCTCAATACAACGAAGATATTTGGCATCTATAA
- a CDS encoding xanthine phosphoribosyltransferase: protein MELLKKRILDEGKALSENVLKVDSFLNHGVDAKLMYEIGTEFKNYFEKHNVTKIFTIESSGIAPTVMTAMQMELPMVTLKKQSSKILNGEVYQTTVHSFTKSLDYQLTLSKKYISEDDNILIIDDFLANGEAALGAIRLVEEAGAKVAGIGIVIEKSFQPGRKLLEDKGYDIYSLARIKKLGKDLIEFI from the coding sequence ATGGAATTATTAAAAAAACGTATTTTAGATGAAGGAAAAGCATTAAGTGAAAATGTATTAAAAGTAGATAGTTTTTTAAATCATGGTGTAGATGCAAAACTTATGTATGAAATAGGTACAGAATTTAAAAATTATTTTGAAAAGCATAATGTAACTAAGATTTTTACAATTGAAAGTTCAGGAATAGCGCCGACAGTTATGACAGCAATGCAAATGGAATTACCTATGGTTACATTAAAAAAACAAAGTTCTAAGATATTAAATGGTGAAGTATATCAAACTACAGTTCATTCTTTTACAAAATCTTTAGATTATCAGTTAACATTATCAAAAAAATATATTTCTGAAGATGATAATATACTTATTATAGATGATTTTTTAGCTAATGGTGAAGCAGCACTTGGAGCTATAAGATTAGTTGAGGAAGCTGGTGCAAAAGTTGCCGGTATTGGAATAGTGATTGAAAAGTCATTCCAACCGGGACGTAAGTTATTAGAAGATAAAGGTTATGATATTTATTCATTAGCGAGAATAAAAAAACTTGGTAAGGATTTAATAGAATTTATTTAA
- a CDS encoding tRNA 2-thiocytidine biosynthesis TtcA family protein, with the protein MQKLLSKMRQAINDFNLIEDGDKIAVGLSGGKDSLTLLHLLNLYKKFSPEKFDLIAITLNPGGVDNGPLHSLCKELDVPFYEIQTDIKEIVFDLKKEKNPCSLCAKLRRGILNNTAEELGCNKVALGHHKDDAIETLILSLSYEGRINCFSPKTFMDKNTITLIRPMVYISEGSIKNIAKKYNLPIIKNPCPADGKTKRQDVKELINELNERIPGFKRNIFGALNNPEQLFIWNKDLIK; encoded by the coding sequence GTGCAAAAACTTCTTAGTAAAATGAGGCAAGCGATAAATGATTTCAACTTAATAGAAGATGGAGATAAAATAGCTGTGGGACTTTCTGGCGGTAAAGATAGCTTAACTCTTCTTCATCTTTTAAATTTATATAAAAAATTTTCTCCAGAAAAATTTGACCTTATAGCAATAACTCTTAATCCTGGTGGAGTAGACAACGGTCCTCTTCATTCTCTATGTAAAGAACTAGATGTTCCTTTTTACGAAATACAAACTGATATAAAAGAAATTGTCTTTGATTTAAAAAAGGAAAAAAATCCTTGTTCTCTATGTGCAAAACTTAGACGTGGTATACTTAATAATACTGCTGAAGAACTTGGATGTAATAAAGTTGCTTTAGGACATCATAAAGATGACGCTATAGAAACCTTAATTCTATCATTAAGTTATGAAGGACGTATAAATTGTTTTTCTCCAAAAACATTTATGGATAAGAACACCATTACATTAATACGTCCCATGGTCTATATATCAGAAGGCTCCATAAAAAATATTGCAAAAAAATATAATTTACCTATTATAAAAAATCCGTGTCCTGCTGATGGAAAAACTAAAAGACAAGATGTAAAAGAATTAATAAATGAATTAAACGAACGTATTCCTGGTTTCAAAAGAAATATATTTGGAGCATTAAACAATCCAGAACAACTTTTTATCTGGAATAAAGATTTAATAAAATAA
- the rbr gene encoding rubrerythrin produces MKSLRGSKTAENLLKSFAGESQARMRYTYYSSAAKKAGYVQISKIFMETAEQEKEHAKRFYKFLKEDYVDEEIEITASFPVALHEDTMKNLESAAMGENEEWTKLYPEFAQVAEEEGYPTIAKAYREIMKVEKGHEIRYKKLADNIKNDRVFKRDEVVLWKCNNCGYIYEGEEAPKACPACLHPQGYFELLSENY; encoded by the coding sequence ATGAAGAGTTTAAGAGGTAGTAAAACTGCAGAGAATCTACTAAAATCTTTTGCAGGAGAATCACAAGCAAGGATGAGATATACGTATTATTCTAGTGCGGCAAAGAAAGCAGGTTATGTTCAAATTTCAAAAATATTTATGGAAACTGCAGAGCAAGAAAAGGAACATGCAAAAAGATTCTATAAATTTTTAAAGGAAGATTATGTAGATGAAGAAATAGAGATAACTGCAAGTTTTCCAGTAGCACTTCATGAAGATACAATGAAAAATCTAGAGTCAGCAGCAATGGGAGAAAATGAAGAGTGGACTAAGTTATATCCTGAATTTGCACAAGTAGCAGAGGAAGAAGGATATCCAACTATTGCTAAGGCTTATAGGGAGATAATGAAAGTTGAAAAAGGTCATGAAATCAGATATAAGAAATTAGCAGATAATATTAAAAATGATAGAGTATTTAAGAGAGACGAAGTAGTATTATGGAAATGTAATAATTGTGGATATATTTATGAAGGAGAAGAAGCTCCAAAAGCATGTCCAGCTTGCTTACATCCACAAGGATATTTTGAGTTATTATCAGAAAATTATTAG
- a CDS encoding VOC family protein produces the protein MINKIGKITLYVNNQEEAKEFWTKKMNFVVKAENPMGPNMTWLEVGPSESEFTTFILYNKELMKTQNPEAVAHPSIILSTDNIEDTYKNMKENGVEVEDIMKMPYGSMFSFKDQDGNRYLIREDKI, from the coding sequence ATGATAAATAAAATAGGAAAGATAACTTTATATGTAAACAATCAAGAAGAAGCTAAAGAATTTTGGACAAAGAAAATGAATTTTGTTGTAAAAGCAGAAAATCCTATGGGACCTAATATGACATGGTTAGAAGTAGGGCCAAGTGAAAGTGAATTTACTACTTTTATTTTATATAATAAAGAGTTGATGAAAACACAAAATCCTGAAGCTGTAGCTCATCCATCCATTATTTTAAGTACGGATAATATAGAGGATACTTATAAGAATATGAAAGAAAATGGTGTTGAAGTAGAGGATATTATGAAGATGCCATATGGAAGTATGTTTTCTTTTAAAGATCAAGATGGAAATAGATACTTGATTCGTGAAGATAAGATTTAG
- a CDS encoding potassium/proton antiporter, with amino-acid sequence MVELMIICGLVLLISITSSKVLYKFGVPMLLIFMVLGMLFGSDGIVGIYFDNYKLTSELCSMALVLIMFYGGFGTNWNMAKPSAVPSILMSTVGVIITAVLTGLFCDLVLGTTLLEGLLVGAVVASTDAASVFAILRSQKLNLKGSLASLLEVESGSNDPIAYMFTLTILTLMDNSGVGSIVPMLIKQIVFGLLVGTILAKVAVYAIRNANFEVKGFYTIFVIAIAILSYALSEWLGGNGYLSVYMAGIIIGNSKIPHKKSVFHFLDGISWIMQIALFFILGLLAFPSKFPTVIGTSIAISLFMLCIARPVATFLTLHPFNFSIKEKLFISWVGLRGAASIVFAIYAVTYGVSIENDIFHIIFFIALFSVSIQGTLIPFIARKLDLVDNTTTVLKTFNDYSGDMSTRLIELNVTKDNKWINKSIMDSNIPEEILIVMIKRKGEVLIPKGATVIEEGDILVLSGDNIEELIEKELQKVPKEKTS; translated from the coding sequence ATGGTTGAATTAATGATTATTTGCGGACTAGTCTTATTAATTTCCATTACATCTAGCAAGGTACTATATAAATTTGGTGTACCTATGCTATTAATATTTATGGTGCTTGGAATGTTATTTGGTTCCGATGGAATTGTAGGGATATATTTTGATAACTATAAGCTCACTAGTGAACTTTGTTCTATGGCGTTAGTGCTTATAATGTTTTACGGTGGATTTGGTACCAATTGGAATATGGCTAAGCCTTCAGCAGTTCCTTCTATATTGATGTCTACAGTAGGGGTAATAATAACTGCAGTTTTAACAGGACTGTTTTGTGATTTAGTATTAGGTACTACTTTATTAGAGGGATTACTTGTTGGAGCTGTAGTAGCATCTACTGATGCAGCATCAGTTTTTGCTATATTAAGATCTCAAAAATTAAATTTGAAAGGATCACTAGCTTCATTATTAGAAGTTGAAAGTGGTAGTAATGATCCTATTGCATATATGTTTACATTAACAATACTAACTCTTATGGATAATAGCGGAGTAGGAAGCATAGTACCTATGTTAATAAAACAAATTGTATTTGGGTTATTAGTTGGAACAATTTTGGCTAAAGTCGCTGTTTATGCTATTAGAAATGCAAATTTTGAGGTAAAAGGGTTTTACACAATTTTTGTAATAGCTATAGCTATATTATCTTATGCATTAAGTGAATGGTTAGGTGGAAACGGATATTTAAGTGTATATATGGCAGGGATTATAATAGGTAATAGTAAAATACCACATAAAAAAAGTGTATTTCATTTCTTAGATGGAATCTCATGGATCATGCAAATTGCATTATTCTTTATTTTAGGATTATTAGCTTTTCCTTCAAAATTTCCTACTGTTATTGGAACATCAATAGCTATATCATTATTTATGTTATGTATTGCAAGACCAGTGGCCACATTTTTAACACTGCATCCATTTAATTTTTCTATAAAGGAGAAATTATTTATTTCATGGGTAGGTCTTAGAGGTGCTGCATCAATAGTTTTTGCAATATATGCTGTTACTTATGGAGTATCTATAGAGAATGACATTTTTCATATAATATTTTTTATAGCTTTATTTTCAGTATCGATACAGGGAACATTAATACCGTTTATAGCTAGAAAGCTTGATTTAGTTGATAATACTACAACAGTATTGAAGACTTTCAACGACTATTCAGGAGATATGAGTACTAGGTTGATTGAGCTTAATGTAACTAAAGATAATAAATGGATTAATAAAAGTATTATGGATTCAAATATACCAGAAGAAATATTGATAGTAATGATAAAACGCAAAGGTGAAGTATTAATCCCTAAAGGTGCAACAGTTATAGAAGAAGGCGATATTTTAGTATTAAGTGGTGATAATATAGAAGAATTAATAGAAAAAGAATTGCAAAAGGTTCCAAAAGAAAAGACGTCTTAA